One Budorcas taxicolor isolate Tak-1 chromosome 6, Takin1.1, whole genome shotgun sequence DNA segment encodes these proteins:
- the DDIT4L gene encoding DNA damage-inducible transcript 4-like protein, which produces MVATGSLSSKNPASISELLDHGFHPGSLLNDFDYWDYVVPEPNLNEVVFEETTCQSLIKMLENCLSKSKHTKLGCSRVLVPEKLTQRIAQDVLRLSSTEPCGLRGCVMHVNLEIENVCKKLDRIVCDSSVVPTFELTLVFKQETCSWTSFRDFFFSRGRFSSGLRRTLILSSGFRLVKKKLYSLIGTTVIEEC; this is translated from the exons ATGGTTGCAACTGGCAGCTTGAGCAGTAAGAACCCGGCCAGCATTTCAGAGTTGCTGGACCATGGCTTCCACCCGGGGAGCCTGCTAAACG ATTTTGACTACTGGGATTATGTTGTTCCTGAGCCCAACCTCAATGAGGTGGTATTTGAGGAGACAACTTGCCAGAGTTTGATAAAAATGCTGGAGAACTGTCTGTCCAAATCTAAGCACACCAAACTTGGCTGCTCCAGAGTCCTTGTTCCTGAGAAACTGACCCAGAGGATTGCTCAAGACGTCCTGAGACTTTCCTCCACAGAGCCCTGTGGTCTGCGGGGCTGTGTTATGCACGTGAACTTGGAAATTGAAAATGTATGTAAAAAGCTGGATAGGATTGTGTGTGATTCTAGCGTGGTGCCCACCTTTGAGCTCACCCTGGTGTTTAAGCAGGAGACCTGCTCATGGACGAGCTTCAGGGATTTTTTCTTTAGTCGAGGTCGCTTCTCCTCTGGCCTCAGGCGAACTCTGATCCTGAGCTCAGGATTCCGACTTGTTAAGAAAAAGCTTTACTCCTTGATTGGCACAACAGTCATTGAAGAGTGCTAA